The DNA segment CTGGTGATCCGTCTCCATGTACCCGACGCACTGTGCAGAGCATAGAACGCCATAAGCGGAACAAATTTCACGAGCAATACAAACGTCTCCAACCTCATTGTTACTCACCGCCCTCACACTCCTCGGCCTCTAGCTGATCGATCCACCAGAAGTTGTACTGGATGGCTTGTACGGCTGTGTGTGGCGTGATTGGATGATCTATTACGGCGTTCAGCAGATCCGCGTATTCCTGGGCTGTTACGGGCTGTGCCGTTCCCATTTCGGTGCCTTCCAGCTTGAGCAGCCACTCGGTACGTCCGCGATTTTTGTACCACTGGACCATGTAGGTGACTTCCTCGCCAACGAAGAAAACGAATGTGTGGTCTTGAAAACGAAAGCCTAGAACGTCATGCCCGTTAATGTGGCAAGCAAACTCCGCTTGATTGGACTCGTAATCGAACCAACAATCTCCCGAGTAGACATCGCCAGTCAGCCAGGCGTCGGGATCGTTGTAACCTTCCTTGGTTCCCAACTCATCGAACAGGTCGTAGCAAACCCTGCGCATAATGTTCATGGATGCACAGTTCCAGTTATTCGAACGAAACACGCTGTCAGCGAAAGCAGGACGGGCACCATCGCCGAGCCAATGCTTCGGAGTATTAACGCTTAGGTTCATGATCTCTGAGGCCGTGTAGGTCATTGTCGATTGTCTCCTTTCTTGTACGGTAGTCTCTTATAGTTCATAATGCTTTCTTTCAAATCGTCCGCTATTTTCGAATATTGGAGACAGTGAACACAGTACATCAGCGGTAGAGTTACCCACGAAGCCTCAAAATTCGGTGATACGAAATTAGGCGTTTCGCATACGGGACACAGCACGACCAATCGGCTTTTATCCATGTTCGGCATCATATCGCTTAACCTCGATTCCTAAATTTTTTCATTAGTTCTTCGTAATCCAACTCGCCTTCGTCGTCAGTCTTCGCTTGTAGCGGCGCCTTATCATCTATAAGAACCACGGCACGATTCGCTAACCAGGTCGCTAATTGAGCGATGGTTGGACGCGGATAATCTACGGTAGCCCACTTTTGATCGTAAAACTGCATCACAACGTCGATGATCTTGCATGTTTTCTCGGGTCCGAACGCCGGCAACAGCTTGAGTTTAACGAGCCGCGACGAAACTTCATAATTGGAGACGATATACTCATCGCCATACTTCTCTTTGTACTTCTGAGCGAAATACTCAACGATGTTGGGGCCTTTGAAATCTTTAATCTCTTTGCCCTCATTGATGCTTTTCCTTTCGGTAGACTCTGACTTAGGTTTCTTCGTAACTGGTTTAGGTTTCTTCGTAGAAGAAGTGTCTTGTTTATGGTTCTTGTTTTTTATGGTTCTAGTTACTACGTCACTTGTGGAATCCGATGGAGTGCCAGTCTGTACTGTGTACTTCGTTGTCAGTTGGCATACCGTTAGCGATAACTTCTGGAAGCTCAACTTTGCCGTCGAATATGCTTAATTGACTGAGTGGTAAGATGTTATAGCGATTGTTAGCGTAGTTTCCGCCGCGAAACCTCCCCTGCGATTTCACGACTATCGGTTCACCATTCCACCTAAACTTGCATAGTTTATCAAGCCATCGCTGGGCTGTTCTGTACGATACACCAATATCGTAGGCCACTTGTTCGATTGTTGGATAACAATAGCCGCTTGCGTCCATGTACGTTGCCAAGGCGCACAGTGTCTTCCACAGATCGGGAGGCATTTCTCTCATAAGACCCGATGTTCTCGCTGAAACGTGCATCTTGACGAATATATCCGCACCTGTTCCGACTACTCCGTATGAGCTATCGTCATAAGTAATACTTAGCTGCTGACTCTCACTCATCGCCTAAGTCACCGTCCTCTAGCGTGATAGATGCTAAGAAAATGTCAGCGTCCATGAAGCAGATAACATCCGCGGCACCTTCGAAGTAGTCGCAAGTAACGGCAACATCGCGCCCATTCTGCGTAGTGTGAATCCAAGTCTCACGATACTTAAACAAGGTAAACTCCCCCTAGAATTTAGTTCTTACGTCTAACTTCATCGAGAGGCAAATGGGTAGCGTCCGTATTTAGAGAAAAAAATATCCTGAGCCTCATTGCTTTTAACAACAAGGCCAGGACGAGTTGATTGACTCCCACCACGGAATCAACCTTGGAGGATGAAAAAAGGTTATGAAGAAAAGCTGAGATTCGGGGCAAGGACTAGACAACCTTACCCCGTTATGTAGACAACGACTATTCAGCCGTTGCATATAGTCGATCGGTTACAGGTAATAATAATTCACGACCATCGGCGCTCAAGACCATTTCAAGTTGCTCGACTTTCTCTTGTAGCCTACGGTTTTCTTTAGCCAATTCAGACATGCGTTTTCTTATGTTTTCGGGAACAAGCTCAACTACAACAGGTACTTCGACTTTTTCGATGGGACGACTTTTCAGTTCTTGAACAGTCTTTTCGAGACAGTTGTTGTACTTTTTTTGAAAGTCGAGTTGAATCTCCAATTTAGATTTTAATTCGATAGCTGTCTCGGCGGCGTGAAGGGCGCGTTCCGCTTTTTGTTTTATCTTATTGATTTCCTTAGTATCGATTACTTGGTCTTGTACTGTCATCATATAGTCGCAAACCCCCCATTTAATTTTTTGACACTTGCTCTCCACAGAGCTTGCTTATTTTTATAGATGTGGCCAAGCTCACAAATATCGATTGCTTCGTTTAGCGATGTACCATGCTCGACGCGGCTTAACAAAATTGCTTTTTCACGATCTCCTAGGTTATCTAATGAATTAAGGTGGTTTTTAAATTGTTCGACTAACTCGTTATCGTTAAAGTACGTTGCCTCGGCGCTAGGTAAATGGTCTTCTTTGCGTAAGAATTGCTCGTCATCAGACTGGTAAATATCCATCAAACGATCGAAGGAAGTATCATTCTGCATGTGAGGAACTTCTTTTCGCGCAATGTCTACGACTCGATTTCGTACCATGGAGTACAAGTATCCGAAAAAATCAGTTATTTGCGAATTAAACTTTTCGACAACTAACCATACGCACTCAACGTATACAGACTCGATTAAATCACGCTCAATATAGTGGTATCTACGAGATAGACTTTCGATTTGCTTGCGTTGTTTATCGCGGGTTTTTTCAAAAAGTTCTCTTAGTCCGAAATCAGATCCCGCGCTCAAGTCATTCTGGGCTTTAACAACGATTGCTTCAATTGAATCAATTACAAGTGCCATAGAAAGTGCCCTCCTTAAATTTTTGGTGGTCTTCTATTCCATTGCATTGATCTACTAGGTAACTTAAAATAATTGATGTACATTTAAGTCAACGATGGACCTTGTTAATTCGTCCGCGATCTTTATAAATAAATTTATTTATAAATTCAACATAAAGTGGATTTGAGATATTATTTAGTGTTCGTTGTTCGCGACCTGATTACAAATAGAATAATACGATCTTAGCGGTTATATAACAATGTGTTTGTGCTGGATGATAAGCCGTTTTATGGCTTTATTGGGGGGTGTTGCTTGTGGAACACGTTATGCAAGAGCGCATGGTTCAGGCAGGACGCTTGATAGAGGCAGGTTCATACTTATCCGAAAAAGAAAAAGCCATAGCATGACTCTGCAAGTCGTAGCCGACCAGATCGGTATATCGAAAAACTATTTATCTGAAATTGAGAACGGCAAAAAAGGCCCCAACGATGAGATAATCGCGAGCCTAGCTAGGATATACGGTTTAAACGAGGAAGAATTGTTTGAGAAGTACGGGAAAATTTCGCTTGGAGCGAGGAAATATCTTGAGGGCGACCCCAAAATGCAAAAAGCACTAGCTAAAATATCAAAAAATAAGAAGCTAACAGACGAGGACAAGGCTAGGTTAGCTGATAACTTGATGAGTTTGTACGATGAGATACTTAATAGTAAGTGACACGAGGAGCGCTAAAACAGCAGCTTCTTTTTTTTATTCTACCAAAAGGATAAATATACTAAATATGGGTACACTGATAATAGAAATAGAGATGCTGCTTCGATATTATTGTAGTAGAGCGTCTTTTTACGGGAAAGGAAACAGTGTTACATGGCGTACATTGCGCTCGATATGCTAGACACCTGGGCTGTCCTAGCTCTAGCGTTATCATTATTCAGGCTTCCGATATTGGAGTATTGGAGAGAGGTAGCGTTAACTTCTATCATTGTTGCTCTAGTATCTTATCTATCAAGATTTCAGTTTAATCTAAGTATGCTAGACCCGATGTTCCACCTCTTTCTTTGGATAATATGCTTGTGGTATTTAGTGAAAGTCAAAATAATCCGCGCAAGCTCTATGGTCATAGTCGGTGGCGGATCGTACATTGCGGTACAGTCTACTTACGCTAAACTTTTACACGTATTAGGCGTACTGTCTGACGGCGATATTACGTATTTAACCGGCTACAAGGTCAGTCTACTCCAAGCATCCACAGATTTAATTATCGTCTCAATGGCGCACCTCATATGGCTATTCGGACTTGGTGTTACGCAGTATACACGACCGCCCCACGACTTTTACTTCCGAGAAAAATTAGCAAAGAGAGAGCGCACCTCAATGATCGTCCTCTTTGTCAGCTCCTTTCTGTTACTTCCAGGTAAATACTTTCTTATTCAAAGGCACCTAGATGCGGGCTTGATAATTGTCTTTTTCGCTTCACTTGTCCAATTATTTATAACGTTTAGGGACGGTGGTCGGCAAAATGCCAATAATAATGAGCCTGTCGAAGCGGTTGGCGATCATAATAGGTGATCACGCCACCGTAGAGGAAGCTCGAAATATTGATCGTATGGCCGCGGTAATAGCGCTCAAGATGAATGAGTACGGAGTTATAGTCACCAGCGTACTGTTAGCGTCCATACTCGGGAATGTGTTTGAAACGATCTTGGCAATGATGCTGTTCGCCGTGTTTAGGAAATATTCTGGCGGTTTTCACTTTAACAACATAGATGTGTGCTTCCTCGTCACAACCGCTCTTTTCGTCATACCACCCATGATTAAATTACCCGTTGACGTATTAACTGCACTAAATTTGATCAGTCTGATCGTAGTAACTGGCAAGATACGCGGCAAGATGAGTAATAAAATTGTCTGTCTGGTTATTGTCGGCGCCGGCTTTATGCTTCAATCAAGCGCTGTATCTATAACAATTGTAGCTGCTTGCATCCTCCTTTTGAGGGGAGGTGAAGCTGTTGAAAGAACAACTAGCGAATATCCTCGCCCTTTGTCTTGAGAGTAAAGCGGAAGATTTCGAGCAAGGAAAACAAGAAAAGTTTTGGATCGGGACGGTAAAAATTCCGCCTGCGATGGCAAAGAAAGAGGAATCAGCATAGTATACCGTCCGTTTGGAGTATTTCATGGAGCATATGATGGTAGGAGTAAACGTAGAGTTGGTGGCTGGTCAAATTGAATACCGGACTTTTAACATTTTAAACGATGTAAAGTATATGGAGATTACGCCTAAACCTAAAATTCCGGGGTTTAAGCCTAAGATTCCTCCAAACATTCCCTTATTCCACACTGTTTACGGTTCTTATTTAGTTTTGCATTCATTGGAATCGTGGGAGAAAATGTTAAGAGACAGAGGTTTCGAGCTTAGTACGCCTTCGTACCTGGTTAATCTTCGTATGGTTGACGAGATTAAGCAGGATGTTTACGGATACAGTCTGTGCTTTAGCGATGGTACAGTCGTTCCAGTATCAATGAACAAAGTGAAAAAAATACAACGGATAATTGAGGAGAAGGTCGATTTATAAAGTCGGCCTTTTTTGGTCGCTTATTATTCCCAATTGTTTACAAAATAAACACTAAAATAGTAACTTCGTCTAGTTGACTAGGCGACGGCTCTATTTGTATAGATAATCGACCATACTAAAAAGTGGATCTTCAATTACTCAGGAGGTGCTAAGTGGGAGACGGGATATTCGGTAGTTTTTTTCGACCAATCATAGCTTTTATGATCAATCTTTTTGGTATTCGCGGGGCAGTTCATGTTAAGGATCTTTTAAATATGTTTTCTGGCGTTATGCTGGGATTCATAGGGGCCGCGTTTATTTTTGCTCGGACACTGATTAGGGTAAAGATAAACGATAAGGTAGACGCTGCCTTCACGTTAGCAAGAATCCAGGGGGAAGCGCACATTAAGCCGGGAATACACAATAACTTTACGATGAATTTGCGGTTACTGATGAGCTTAATGTGGACGGCGTTGTTTCCCAATAAAACAGTCGTTATACGAGATAAAACCAACGCTTTGTTTTGGGCTTGGTTATTACTCATTGCTATGGTACTATTCGCCATATTTGGGCTGCTTTTAGCGACACATACGATAGCTGAAATATGCCAACAACCAAACTAAAAAACGCCCTCCTATAGTTGGAAAGGGCGCGTTACTTTTTTAGTTAATTATTGCTTTTCTCTGCTCTCGGAGTTTAGCGATTGGGTTGAGGTCTGCTTTCTGCACCGTAGGCTTGTTGTCCGACTCAGGCACCGGCTCCGATACTGCCAGCTCTGCTCTTACGACGTTTCCTCGTGCTAAAACGAAACCCTGCCGTATTAGCGACTCTATGGCTTCGTATTGCGCCAATCTATCGGATTCGATGATCTGAGCCTCACCGTTTAGTACACGTAAACCGATCTCGATTGCCTCACGAATCTTATCTTGGCGTTTGGAGTCGGATTTGTTGCTCGTCCACCACTCATAAATATTGTCGTTGGCTAAAACTTGAATCGGTT comes from the Paenibacillus hexagrammi genome and includes:
- a CDS encoding helix-turn-helix domain-containing protein, with protein sequence MSESQQLSITYDDSSYGVVGTGADIFVKMHVSARTSGLMREMPPDLWKTLCALATYMDASGYCYPTIEQVAYDIGVSYRTAQRWLDKLCKFRWNGEPIVVKSQGRFRGGNYANNRYNILPLSQLSIFDGKVELPEVIANGMPTDNEVHSTDWHSIGFHK
- a CDS encoding sigma-70 RNA polymerase sigma factor region 4 domain-containing protein, translated to MALVIDSIEAIVVKAQNDLSAGSDFGLRELFEKTRDKQRKQIESLSRRYHYIERDLIESVYVECVWLVVEKFNSQITDFFGYLYSMVRNRVVDIARKEVPHMQNDTSFDRLMDIYQSDDEQFLRKEDHLPSAEATYFNDNELVEQFKNHLNSLDNLGDREKAILLSRVEHGTSLNEAIDICELGHIYKNKQALWRASVKKLNGGFATI
- a CDS encoding helix-turn-helix domain-containing protein, which translates into the protein MALLGGVACGTRYARAHGSGRTLDRGRFILIRKRKSHSMTLQVVADQIGISKNYLSEIENGKKGPNDEIIASLARIYGLNEEELFEKYGKISLGARKYLEGDPKMQKALAKISKNKKLTDEDKARLADNLMSLYDEILNSK
- a CDS encoding accessory gene regulator B family protein, producing the protein MNEYGVIVTSVLLASILGNVFETILAMMLFAVFRKYSGGFHFNNIDVCFLVTTALFVIPPMIKLPVDVLTALNLISLIVVTGKIRGKMSNKIVCLVIVGAGFMLQSSAVSITIVAACILLLRGGEAVERTTSEYPRPLS
- a CDS encoding LytTR family DNA-binding domain-containing protein, whose product is MEHMMVGVNVELVAGQIEYRTFNILNDVKYMEITPKPKIPGFKPKIPPNIPLFHTVYGSYLVLHSLESWEKMLRDRGFELSTPSYLVNLRMVDEIKQDVYGYSLCFSDGTVVPVSMNKVKKIQRIIEEKVDL